In one Cronobacter dublinensis subsp. dublinensis LMG 23823 genomic region, the following are encoded:
- the ychF gene encoding redox-regulated ATPase YchF, which produces MGFKCGIVGLPNVGKSTLFNALTKAGIEAANFPFCTIEPNTGVVPMPDPRLDKIAEIVKPQRILPTTMEFVDIAGLVKGASKGEGLGNQFLTNIRETEAIGHVVRCFENDNIIHVAGKVNPAEDIDTINTELALSDLDACERAIHRISKKAKGGDKDAKAELAVLEKCLPQLENAGMLRALDLSKEEKELIKYLSFLTLKPTMYIANVNEDGFENNPFLDQVREIADKEGSVVVPVCAAVESDIAELDDEERDEFMQELGLEEPGLNRVIRAGYALLNLQTYFTAGVKEVRAWTIPVGATAPQAAGKIHTDFEKGFIRAQTIAYDDFITYKGEQGAKEAGKMRAEGKEYIVKDGDIMNFLFNV; this is translated from the coding sequence ATGGGATTCAAATGCGGTATCGTCGGCTTGCCGAACGTCGGTAAATCCACTCTGTTCAATGCGCTGACCAAAGCAGGTATTGAGGCGGCGAACTTCCCGTTCTGTACCATTGAGCCGAACACCGGCGTCGTGCCTATGCCCGATCCGCGTCTGGACAAAATCGCCGAGATCGTGAAGCCGCAGCGCATTCTGCCGACCACGATGGAATTCGTGGACATCGCGGGCCTGGTGAAAGGCGCGTCGAAAGGCGAAGGTCTGGGCAACCAGTTCCTGACCAACATCCGTGAAACCGAAGCTATCGGTCACGTGGTGCGCTGCTTTGAAAACGACAACATTATCCACGTCGCAGGCAAAGTAAACCCGGCGGAAGATATCGACACCATCAATACCGAGCTGGCGCTTTCTGACCTCGACGCCTGTGAGCGTGCCATCCACCGTATCTCCAAGAAAGCCAAAGGCGGCGACAAAGATGCCAAAGCCGAGCTGGCCGTACTGGAAAAATGCCTGCCGCAGCTTGAAAACGCCGGTATGCTGCGCGCGCTGGATCTGAGCAAAGAAGAGAAAGAGCTCATCAAATACCTGAGCTTCTTGACGCTTAAGCCGACCATGTACATCGCGAACGTCAACGAAGACGGTTTTGAAAACAACCCGTTCCTCGATCAGGTCCGTGAAATCGCCGATAAAGAAGGCTCTGTCGTGGTACCGGTGTGCGCGGCGGTGGAATCCGATATCGCTGAGCTCGACGATGAAGAGCGCGATGAATTCATGCAGGAGCTGGGCCTTGAAGAGCCGGGCCTTAACCGCGTGATCCGCGCCGGTTACGCCCTGCTGAACCTGCAAACCTACTTCACCGCGGGCGTGAAAGAAGTGCGCGCATGGACCATCCCGGTTGGCGCGACCGCGCCTCAGGCCGCCGGTAAAATCCACACCGACTTCGAAAAAGGCTTTATCCGCGCGCAAACCATCGCCTATGACGATTTCATCACCTATAAAGGCGAACAGGGCGCGAAAGAAGCGGGCAAAATGCGCGCGGAAGGGAAAGAGTACATCGTGAAAGACGGCGACATCATGAACTTCCTGTTCAACGTCTGA
- the dauA gene encoding C4-dicarboxylic acid transporter DauA, translating to MNTQYLSQILPFRALVEACWREKYTLSRLSRDLLAGITVGIIAIPLAMALAIGSGVPPQYGLYTSAIAGIVIALSGGSRYSVSGPTAAFVVILYPVAQQFGLSGLLVATLMSGVFLVLFGLARFGRLIEYIPLPVTLGFTSGIGITIATMQIKDFFGLEMAHVPEHYLPKVAALAMALPGVNPGDAATGIVTLAVLILWPRLGIRLPGHLPALLAGCAVMGIVHLLGGNVATIGSRFHYLLADGTQGSGIPPLLPQLMLPWDLPGSTFTLSLDSLRALLPAAFSMAMLGAIESLLCAVVLDGMTGTRHNANSELIGQGLGNLVAPFFGGITATAAIARSAANVRAGATSPVAAVFHALLVLLALLALAPLLSWLPLSAMAALLLMVAWNMSEAHKVIGLLRRAPQDDIIVMLLCMSLTVLFDMVIAISVGVVLASLLFMRRVARMTRLAPLNVSVPEDVLAVRVTGPLFFAAAEGVFTPLLAQAAGKRVIVMQWDAVPVLDAGGLDALQRFIERLPEGCELRVCHLEFQPLRTLARAGVQPIPGRLAFFPDSNAALAAH from the coding sequence GTGAACACACAGTATCTCTCGCAAATTCTTCCTTTCCGCGCGCTGGTGGAGGCCTGCTGGCGTGAAAAATATACGCTCTCCAGGTTAAGCCGCGATCTGCTGGCGGGCATTACCGTCGGGATCATCGCCATTCCGCTCGCGATGGCGCTGGCTATCGGCAGCGGCGTGCCGCCGCAGTACGGGCTTTACACCTCCGCCATCGCCGGGATCGTGATTGCGCTGAGCGGCGGCTCGCGCTACAGCGTCTCCGGGCCGACCGCCGCGTTTGTGGTGATCCTCTACCCTGTCGCCCAGCAGTTCGGGCTCTCGGGTCTGCTGGTAGCGACCCTGATGTCCGGCGTATTTCTGGTACTGTTCGGCCTCGCGCGCTTCGGGCGGCTGATTGAATACATCCCGCTGCCGGTAACGCTCGGCTTTACCTCTGGCATCGGCATCACCATCGCCACCATGCAGATTAAAGATTTCTTCGGGCTTGAGATGGCGCACGTGCCGGAACACTATCTGCCGAAAGTAGCGGCGCTGGCGATGGCGCTGCCGGGCGTTAACCCCGGCGACGCAGCGACGGGTATTGTGACGCTGGCCGTGCTTATCCTCTGGCCGCGTCTCGGCATCCGGCTGCCGGGGCATCTGCCCGCGCTGCTGGCGGGCTGTGCGGTAATGGGTATCGTGCACCTGCTCGGCGGCAATGTCGCCACCATCGGCTCGCGTTTTCATTATCTGCTCGCAGATGGCACCCAGGGCAGCGGTATTCCACCGCTGCTGCCCCAACTGATGTTGCCCTGGGATCTGCCGGGGTCGACCTTTACGCTAAGCCTGGATTCACTGCGCGCGCTGCTGCCCGCCGCGTTTTCGATGGCGATGCTTGGCGCTATAGAATCCCTGCTCTGCGCGGTGGTGCTGGATGGCATGACCGGCACGCGCCATAACGCCAACAGCGAGCTTATCGGCCAGGGGCTGGGCAACCTGGTGGCGCCGTTCTTTGGCGGCATTACCGCCACTGCCGCTATCGCCCGTTCGGCGGCCAACGTGCGCGCCGGGGCCACCTCGCCCGTCGCCGCCGTTTTCCATGCGCTGCTGGTGCTGTTGGCCCTGCTGGCGCTGGCGCCGCTGCTCTCCTGGCTGCCGCTCTCGGCAATGGCCGCGCTGCTGCTGATGGTGGCGTGGAACATGAGCGAGGCGCATAAGGTTATCGGCCTGCTGCGCCGCGCGCCGCAGGATGACATCATCGTGATGCTGCTGTGTATGTCGCTGACCGTGCTGTTTGACATGGTCATCGCCATCAGCGTCGGCGTGGTGCTGGCGTCGCTGCTCTTTATGCGCCGGGTGGCACGGATGACGCGGCTTGCGCCGCTTAACGTTAGCGTGCCGGAGGACGTGCTGGCGGTGCGGGTAACCGGGCCGCTGTTTTTCGCCGCGGCGGAAGGCGTCTTCACGCCGCTGCTGGCGCAGGCGGCGGGCAAACGGGTTATTGTGATGCAGTGGGACGCGGTGCCGGTGCTCGACGCAGGCGGTCTTGACGCTTTACAGCGCTTTATTGAACGTCTGCCGGAAGGCTGCGAGCTGCGCGTGTGTCATCTTGAATTCCAGCCGCTGCGCACGCTGGCGCGCGCAGGCGTACAGCCCATCCCTGGGCGTCTTGCGTTCTTCCCGGACAGCAACGCGGCCTTAGCCGCGCACTAA
- a CDS encoding MerR family transcriptional regulator — MLLQVGELAKRCGLTVRTLHHYESLGLLIPSGRTAAGYRLYNRDDIQRLHHIQALTRMGLSLAQVRECLESGSVTLPEVIETQIAMLNAQLKRTAMLRDRLVALREGLLAGDEPDLQEWLKTLELMTMYEKWFSPDELKQLPFAQQNADREAQWAALVGEVKEAVHKGVPVTDPSAQALATRWMETLERDTAGNPAFLTRLNEMHAAEPTMRDQTGITPAMIDWITQAFAESKLAIYQRYLTPEEFAFTRAHYFDRMMEWPPLVAKLHEAVAARRDPESEEARGLAAHWLTLFASFASDNPQTQQKFREAMMREPHLSKGTWMTPDVLDWLRQAISAMMQAPGAAPAR; from the coding sequence ATGTTGCTACAGGTGGGTGAACTCGCGAAACGATGCGGACTGACGGTTCGCACGCTGCACCACTATGAAAGCCTCGGGCTGCTCATTCCCTCCGGCCGTACCGCCGCCGGCTACCGGCTCTATAACCGCGACGACATTCAGCGCCTGCATCATATTCAGGCGTTAACGCGGATGGGGCTTAGTCTGGCGCAGGTGCGGGAGTGCCTGGAGAGCGGCAGCGTGACGCTGCCGGAAGTCATCGAAACGCAAATCGCCATGCTTAATGCGCAGCTCAAACGCACCGCGATGCTGCGCGACCGGCTGGTGGCGCTGCGTGAGGGGCTTCTGGCAGGTGACGAGCCGGATCTTCAGGAGTGGCTTAAAACACTGGAGTTAATGACGATGTATGAGAAATGGTTTTCACCGGACGAACTGAAACAGCTGCCGTTCGCGCAGCAGAACGCCGATCGCGAGGCGCAGTGGGCCGCGCTGGTCGGGGAGGTGAAGGAGGCCGTGCATAAAGGCGTGCCGGTAACCGACCCGTCCGCGCAGGCGCTTGCCACGCGCTGGATGGAAACGCTGGAGCGCGATACCGCCGGCAACCCGGCGTTTCTCACGCGCCTTAATGAAATGCACGCCGCCGAGCCCACGATGCGCGACCAGACCGGCATCACGCCTGCCATGATCGACTGGATAACGCAGGCGTTCGCCGAGAGCAAACTGGCGATTTACCAGCGTTATCTCACGCCCGAGGAGTTTGCCTTCACCCGGGCGCACTATTTCGATCGCATGATGGAGTGGCCGCCGCTGGTGGCGAAACTGCACGAGGCGGTGGCGGCGCGGCGGGATCCTGAGAGCGAAGAGGCGCGCGGGCTTGCGGCGCACTGGCTGACGCTGTTTGCGTCGTTCGCCAGCGATAACCCGCAGACGCAGCAGAAGTTTCGCGAGGCTATGATGCGCGAACCGCATCTCTCGAAAGGCACCTGGATGACGCCGGACGTTCTCGACTGGCTGAGACAGGCAATCAGCGCAATGATGCAGGCGCCGGGGGCTGCGCCTGCGCGTTAA
- a CDS encoding ABC transporter permease, whose product MRNFILRRLLQTLPMLLLASLIIFMLFAKTPGDFIDGNITLTAARAAELKAIYGLDQPLFSRYLHWLGQLLRGDLGFSLQYQIPVSQLLNQYIWNSFLLASIALVFYWGIGLAVGIASALKPNSLFDHLVSVVVFAAMSFPTFFLCLLLIKWFAVDLHWLPVGGMTNTGSDDSGWAWVLQVAAHLVLPVMALVMLQAGSLTRYFRASMLDVVKMDFIRTARAKGLRERTVILKHALRNALLPIITLLGFELPGLFSGAIITEKVFNWPGAGHIHIDSLAARDYPVLMGFTLFLAVLTIVGNLIADVLYAWADPRIRVRS is encoded by the coding sequence ATGCGAAATTTTATCCTCAGGCGGCTGCTGCAAACCCTGCCAATGCTGCTGCTCGCCTCACTGATTATATTTATGCTGTTCGCCAAAACGCCGGGCGACTTTATCGACGGTAACATTACCCTCACCGCCGCCCGCGCCGCCGAACTGAAAGCCATTTATGGCCTCGATCAACCCCTCTTCAGCCGTTATCTGCACTGGCTCGGCCAGTTGCTGCGCGGCGATTTGGGGTTCTCGCTGCAATACCAAATCCCGGTGAGCCAGCTACTTAACCAGTACATCTGGAACTCGTTCCTGCTGGCAAGCATTGCGCTGGTGTTTTACTGGGGCATCGGGCTGGCGGTGGGCATTGCCTCGGCGCTGAAACCCAATTCGCTGTTCGATCATCTGGTGAGCGTGGTGGTGTTCGCCGCCATGTCATTCCCGACCTTTTTCCTCTGCCTGTTGCTGATTAAGTGGTTCGCGGTCGATCTGCACTGGTTGCCTGTGGGCGGCATGACCAACACGGGCAGCGACGACAGCGGCTGGGCGTGGGTGTTGCAGGTTGCGGCGCATCTGGTGTTACCGGTTATGGCGCTCGTGATGTTGCAGGCGGGCAGCCTGACGCGCTACTTCCGCGCCAGCATGCTGGACGTGGTGAAGATGGATTTTATCCGCACCGCGCGCGCCAAAGGGCTGCGTGAACGGACGGTGATCCTCAAACACGCGCTGCGCAATGCGCTGCTGCCGATCATCACCCTGCTCGGTTTTGAGCTGCCGGGGCTCTTTTCCGGCGCGATCATCACCGAAAAGGTCTTTAACTGGCCGGGCGCCGGGCATATCCATATTGATTCGCTGGCCGCCCGCGATTACCCGGTGCTGATGGGATTCACCCTGTTTCTGGCGGTATTAACCATTGTTGGCAACCTGATTGCCGATGTGCTGTACGCGTGGGCCGACCCGCGCATTCGCGTGAGGTCGTGA
- a CDS encoding ABC transporter substrate-binding protein — MSSLLTRLKTIPTRFTLALNIALLSSVVVFSCASFADETLKEGITPATDVSQIPAAAKLRKDTVVAGISEPQGIFNPYFFVNGWDENVTNVIFSRLIDWDSHGKLVPGLAESWSVSPDNKVYTIKLRPNLTFSDGSPLTAEDVAFTLTVLYDPKYDGDTDITLANIAGGAEYKAGKADSVSGLKVIDPQTLQVTTTQPGATTLAKIGGPVLSKAYYGKGYQRGNLDYLRTLHGKPLGNGPYVYEKYIPGQEIRFHANTHFYRGTPPTPRFIYRVTNPSTNFQLFQTGETDYDAFTSRPDDIEQLKMLGFANINLFGSSDYSKVEFNVRRPALQDVKVRQALIYGLDRQKLIDVVYQGYGKVAIEPIAPISWAYNTDGVNPYKFDPAQAKKLLDEAGWKPGPDGIRVKDGKRLELTLLVSKKVLNDALIPIAKENWQQIGVLLKPQVVDFNALMAQRKAGNYDLASFSTSTLNDPHDGVWDYYSTEAKESGYNNPQVDKLINEGNAVLDVEKRKPIYHQLYKVLAEDPPAILLGNREILSASSARVTGFKPDIYNGLTGSLPDVKIVK, encoded by the coding sequence TTGTCCAGTTTACTGACCCGCCTAAAAACCATACCCACGCGCTTTACCCTTGCCCTCAACATTGCCCTGCTCAGCAGCGTGGTGGTTTTCTCTTGCGCATCGTTTGCCGATGAAACCTTAAAAGAAGGGATTACGCCCGCGACGGACGTAAGCCAGATCCCGGCGGCGGCAAAGCTGCGTAAAGACACTGTGGTGGCAGGCATTTCTGAACCGCAGGGTATTTTTAACCCCTATTTCTTCGTCAACGGCTGGGACGAAAACGTCACCAATGTGATTTTCTCACGCCTCATCGACTGGGACAGCCACGGTAAACTGGTGCCAGGCCTGGCGGAAAGCTGGAGCGTCAGCCCGGACAACAAGGTCTATACCATTAAGCTGCGCCCGAACCTGACTTTCAGCGACGGCTCGCCGCTGACCGCGGAAGACGTGGCGTTTACCCTGACCGTGCTGTATGACCCGAAATACGATGGCGATACCGATATCACCCTCGCCAATATTGCGGGCGGCGCGGAGTATAAGGCCGGGAAAGCCGATAGCGTCAGCGGCCTGAAAGTGATCGACCCGCAGACCTTACAGGTCACCACCACGCAGCCAGGCGCGACAACGCTTGCGAAAATCGGCGGCCCGGTGCTGTCCAAAGCGTATTACGGTAAAGGGTATCAGCGCGGCAACCTCGATTATCTGCGCACGCTGCACGGCAAACCGCTGGGCAACGGACCGTATGTCTATGAAAAATACATTCCGGGCCAGGAGATTCGTTTCCACGCCAACACCCATTTCTACCGTGGCACACCGCCGACGCCACGCTTTATCTACCGCGTAACCAACCCGTCCACTAACTTCCAGTTGTTCCAGACCGGCGAAACCGATTATGACGCATTCACTTCGCGCCCGGATGATATCGAACAACTGAAAATGCTGGGCTTCGCCAATATCAACCTGTTCGGCTCCAGCGACTACAGCAAAGTGGAATTTAACGTGCGTCGCCCGGCGTTACAGGACGTGAAAGTGCGCCAGGCGCTGATTTACGGCCTCGACCGCCAGAAGCTGATTGATGTGGTTTATCAGGGCTACGGCAAAGTGGCGATTGAACCCATCGCCCCGATTTCATGGGCATATAACACCGACGGCGTGAATCCATACAAATTCGACCCGGCGCAGGCGAAAAAACTGCTTGATGAAGCGGGCTGGAAACCGGGGCCGGACGGCATCCGCGTGAAGGACGGTAAACGTCTGGAGCTGACGCTGCTGGTAAGCAAGAAAGTACTGAACGATGCGCTGATCCCTATCGCCAAAGAGAACTGGCAGCAGATTGGCGTGCTGCTAAAACCGCAGGTGGTGGATTTCAACGCCCTCATGGCGCAACGCAAAGCGGGCAACTATGACCTGGCCTCTTTCAGCACCAGCACACTCAACGATCCGCATGATGGCGTGTGGGATTACTACAGCACGGAAGCGAAAGAGTCCGGCTATAACAATCCGCAGGTTGATAAGCTCATCAACGAAGGCAATGCGGTACTGGACGTGGAAAAACGCAAACCGATTTATCACCAGCTCTATAAAGTGCTGGCGGAGGATCCACCGGCGATCCTGCTGGGCAACCGCGAGATCCTGTCGGCCAGCAGCGCCCGCGTCACCGGCTTTAAGCCGGATATCTACAACGGGCTGACTGGTAGCCTGCCGGATGTGAAAATCGTCAAGTAA
- the ychH gene encoding stress-induced protein YchH yields MKRKNASLLGNFLMGLGLVVMVVGVGYSILNQLPQLNLPQFFAHGAIFSIFVGAVLWLAGARIGGHEQVCDRYWWVRHYDKRCKRNHHSS; encoded by the coding sequence ATGAAACGCAAAAACGCGTCGTTGCTCGGCAATTTTCTGATGGGGCTGGGGTTAGTCGTCATGGTCGTCGGGGTCGGTTACTCGATTCTCAATCAGTTGCCGCAGCTGAATCTGCCGCAGTTTTTCGCGCACGGCGCCATTTTTAGCATCTTTGTCGGGGCCGTGCTCTGGCTTGCGGGCGCCCGTATCGGCGGTCATGAACAGGTGTGCGACCGCTACTGGTGGGTGCGCCACTATGACAAACGCTGTAAGCGCAATCATCACTCCAGTTAA
- the pth gene encoding aminoacyl-tRNA hydrolase, producing MTIKLIVGLANPGAEYAATRHNAGAWYVDLLADRFRAPLKEEAKFFGYTSRININGNDVRLLVPTTFMNLSGKAVAALATFYRIAPDEILVAHDELDLPPGVAKFKLGGGHGGHNGLKDIISKLGNNPNFHRLRLGIGHPGDKNKVVGFVLGKPPTSEQKLIDEAVDEAARCTEIWLQDGLTKATNRLHSFKAQ from the coding sequence GTGACGATTAAACTGATTGTGGGCCTTGCCAACCCCGGCGCGGAATATGCCGCTACTCGCCATAATGCGGGGGCATGGTATGTGGATTTGCTGGCGGATCGCTTTCGCGCGCCGCTGAAAGAAGAAGCCAAATTTTTTGGTTATACCTCGCGCATTAATATCAACGGCAATGACGTGCGCCTGCTGGTGCCCACCACTTTTATGAACCTGAGCGGCAAAGCCGTGGCGGCGCTCGCCACCTTTTACCGCATCGCGCCGGATGAAATCCTGGTCGCGCATGATGAACTGGACCTCCCGCCCGGCGTGGCGAAATTCAAGCTCGGCGGCGGCCACGGCGGCCATAACGGCCTGAAAGATATCATCAGCAAGCTTGGCAATAACCCGAACTTTCATCGTTTACGCCTCGGCATTGGCCATCCGGGCGATAAAAATAAAGTTGTCGGTTTTGTGCTCGGCAAACCGCCGACAAGCGAGCAAAAGCTGATAGACGAGGCCGTTGACGAAGCGGCGCGCTGTACCGAAATCTGGCTTCAGGATGGCTTAACCAAAGCCACCAACCGCCTGCACAGTTTCAAAGCGCAATAA
- the opp4C gene encoding oligopeptide ABC transporter permease, which produces MFGSLFSTNRRLRKAEIPALAQATPSPWRQAWKALRHNPLAMLCLVLLVVMTLWCVLGPVWSPWKDDSTDALMINKPPDAAHWLGTDFLGRDIYTRLLLAGRISLIIGLLTMLLSVALGYLLGAISGYVGGWTDKLIMRLADLVMTIPSLPLLIVAGAMLSELDFSPDSRIYMVVVMLSLLEWPKLARLVRGQILSLRERDFMLATQVLGLSSRRRLFGHLLPNTIPLLVVMATMAVANAILMESALSYLGLGVVPPTPSWGNMMDAANSLIDFQRRPWLWMPPGIAIFLTVIAINVLGDGLRDALDPKMKRSLK; this is translated from the coding sequence ATGTTTGGTTCTCTTTTCTCAACGAATCGCCGCCTGCGCAAGGCGGAAATTCCGGCGCTGGCGCAGGCCACGCCCTCTCCGTGGCGTCAGGCGTGGAAAGCGCTGCGCCACAACCCTCTGGCGATGTTGTGCCTGGTTCTGCTGGTGGTCATGACTCTCTGGTGCGTGCTGGGGCCGGTGTGGTCTCCGTGGAAAGATGACTCCACCGACGCGCTGATGATCAATAAACCGCCTGACGCCGCGCACTGGCTGGGCACCGATTTTCTTGGCCGCGATATTTATACCCGCCTGCTGCTTGCCGGGCGTATCTCGCTGATTATTGGCCTGCTGACCATGCTGCTGTCGGTGGCGCTGGGCTACCTGCTGGGGGCTATCTCCGGTTATGTCGGCGGCTGGACGGACAAACTGATTATGCGTCTGGCGGATCTGGTGATGACCATCCCCAGTCTGCCGCTGCTGATTGTCGCCGGGGCGATGTTGTCAGAGCTCGATTTCTCGCCCGACTCGCGCATCTACATGGTGGTGGTGATGCTCAGCCTGCTGGAGTGGCCAAAGCTGGCGCGGCTGGTGCGCGGGCAAATCCTCTCGCTGCGCGAGCGCGATTTTATGCTGGCGACGCAGGTACTGGGGCTCTCTTCGCGCCGCCGCCTGTTCGGCCATCTGTTACCGAACACCATTCCCCTTCTGGTGGTGATGGCGACGATGGCGGTGGCAAATGCCATTCTGATGGAATCTGCGCTCAGCTATCTCGGCCTTGGCGTCGTACCGCCAACACCGTCGTGGGGCAATATGATGGATGCGGCCAACAGCCTGATCGATTTTCAGCGTCGCCCGTGGCTGTGGATGCCGCCGGGTATCGCTATTTTTCTGACCGTCATCGCCATTAACGTACTGGGCGATGGCCTGCGCGATGCGCTGGATCCGAAGATGAAACGGAGCCTGAAATGA